One genomic segment of Sander lucioperca isolate FBNREF2018 chromosome 10, SLUC_FBN_1.2, whole genome shotgun sequence includes these proteins:
- the LOC116064550 gene encoding glycogen synthase kinase binding protein, whose amino-acid sequence MPCRKENYIFLEQSVTVGSKEVDALVTKIGEALQLHNNSGGHQKTSVSVSMSCLHGLTGGGSGVVKPAAIISGSAGAPSQKQKHHGCCMRLRNRGHRGSSRASPYNIPGSNSDQDWDQKIKPWNKKRINVEEDDPHRLLQDLILSGNLIKEAVRRLQFSAADCGDFPKTADSVPC is encoded by the coding sequence ATGCCGTGTCGGAAGGAGAACTACATCTTTCTGGAGCAGTCCGTTACGGTCGGCTCCAAAGAAGTGGACGCGCTGGTTACGAAAATCGGCGAGGCGCTGCAGCTCCACAACAATAGCGGCGGCCACCAGAAGACGTCAGTGTCCGTGTCCATGTCCTGCCTGCACGGGCTCACTGGCGGCGGCTCCGGCGTGGTCAAACCGGCAGCCATAATCAGCGGCAGCGCGGGAGCTCCATCGCAAAAACAGAAACACCACGGCTGCTGCATGCGGCTCCGGAACCGGGGACACCGGGGGAGCAGCCGGGCAAGCCCGTATAACATCCCCGGTTCTAACAGCGACCAGGACTGGGACCAAAAAATCAAACCGTGGAACAAAAAGAGGATCAACGTGGAGGAGGACGATCCTCACCGGCTGCTGCAGGACTTAATTTTATCGGGGAACCTGATTAAAGAGGCTGTGAGGAGGCTTCAGTTCTCCGCTGCAGACTGTGGAGATTTCCCCAAGACGGCGGACAGTGTGCCGTGCTGA